Within Halopelagius longus, the genomic segment CGGCGCGGCGGCGGGCTTCGAGGATGACCTCCTCGATGGCCTCCGCGGAGAAGTCGGGCAGGCGACCGTCCTTCTCGACCTCTTGGGCCACGAAGCGGACGTACTTGCGGCGCATCTCCGGGGTGTCCTCGATGGTGTCGTCCATGTACACCTCGTACCCGTACCCCTTGATGCGGGAGCGGAGCGCGGGGTGCATGTTCTCCATCGCGTCGAGGTTACCCGCGGCGATCATGATGAAGTCGGTCGGGACGGGCTCCGTCTGGACCATCGCGCCCGAGGAGCGCTCGGACTGGCCCGTGATGGAGAACTCGCCCTCCTGAATCGCCGTCATGAGGTGCTGCTGGCTGCGGATGTCGAGCGTGTTTATCTCGTCGATGAACAGCACGCCCTTGTTCGCCTTGTGGATGGCGCCGGGTTCGACCCGGTCGTGACTCGGCGTCTCCATGCCGCCGGACTGGAACGGGTCGTGGCGGACGTCGCCGAGGAGCGCACCCGCGTGGGCGCCGGTCGCGTCCTCGAAGGGCGCGGCCGTCTCGTCGGCGTTGTTCACGATGAGGTTCGGAATCATCGCGTCGCTGCCGCGAGAGCCGTAGCGGAACGCGAGGTAGATGATACCCGCAGCGAGGATGCCGAGCAGAATCTGCCCGGCGATGATGAGCGAGTAGCCGAGGACGATGGCGATGATTATCCACATGAGGAACGACCGCATCTGGTTGCGCTTGCGGGCTTCCTCCTTGTGGGCCTCGACTATCTGCTCGCCCTTGCCGGCGGGGACGGTGCGTACCTTCGGGTTGTTTCCGTCGTCGGGGTTGTGGTAGACGAGGACGTCCTGAAGCTCCTCTTTGGGGAGGAGTTCGGCCATCGCCTTCGCGAGCATCGACTTGCCCGTACCGGGCGAGCCGATCATCATGACGTGGCGGCGCTGCTTTGCCGCCTTTATCACGACGTCGCGGGCGTGTTCCTGACCGATAACCTGATCGACGAGCCTGTCCGGGACCTGAATCTCCTCGGTAGAATCGATCCGCAGACCGCCAAGAAGATCGTCTTCGTCGATGTCGTCGGCGACGTCCGCCGTGACCTCGACGTCGCTACCGAGGTCGTCGATGGTCCCTCTGTTAGCGTCGTCAGACTCCGTCTGACGGCCCGCGGGGGGTCGGTCCGCGGCGTCGCCGGGCGAAGACTGACCGCTCGACGAGTTCCGCTCGTCGGCGTCGGCCCCGTCGTCAGGTCCGGCCTCCGGAAACACCTCGTCGTCGGACGACGAGTCGGGGGTCCCGTCGGAGACGTTCTCCCCTTCCTCCGGATGGTTGTCGTCGGTGTCGGTGTCGTTACTCATAGTAGTCTAACACGCTTTCCAGTTCCTGAGAGCGGCGCTCTCGTCCAGTCGTTCTGCCGGTCGAGTGCCTGCTACTCATAGAACTGTGTCGCTACTGTAATCGTGGGTCGCTCAACTGATATACTTTCTCCCCGCGTCCGAGCGGCGTACTCCCCAACAATACGGACGTTTCAGGCCATTTAACAACGGATTAGGTGATTTCTTACGACTCGTACACTTTATAAACGATGCGCGGGAACACGGGACCATGCGGGGGTTCTACATCGGCCGCTTTCAGCCCTACCACAACGGCCACCATCAGATGGTGAAAGAGATAGCCACCGAGGTGGACGAACTCGTCCTCGGAATCGGGAGCGCAGGCGACTCCCACTCGACGCGGAACCCGTTCACCGCGGGCGAGCGAATCATGATGGTCACGAAGTCCGTCGTGGACTTCGACATCACAACCTACGCCGTCCCCATCGAGGACTTAGAGCGCAACTCCGTGTGGGTCAGCCACGTCCAGAGCATGTCTCCGGCGTTCGACGTGGCGTACTCGAACAACCCGCTCGTCATCCAGTTGTTCAAGGAGGCGGGCGTCGAGGTTCGGCAGTCCCCGATGTTCAACCGGGGCGTCCTGCAGGGGACCGAACTCCGCGACCGGATGATATCCGGCGAGGACTGGCGGAGTCTCGTCCCCGAACCGGTGGCCGGCGTCATCGACGAGATCGGCGGCATCGAGCGCATCCAACGCGTGAGCGACACCGACTCCGGCGGGTACGACACCGACGAGGGGCCGGACCCCGCGTAACCGACGATGATAACGCTCGCATCCGACTTCGGGTCGCCGTACCCCGCGGCGATGAAGGGCGTCATCCTGCGGGAGAGCGACGCCCGCCTCGTGGACGTGACGCACGAACTGCCGAGACAGGACGTCCGCGCCGCGGCGTTCTGGACGCGCGAGACGCTTCCGTACTTCCCCCCGGCGGTCCACCTCGTCGTCGTCGATCCCGGCGTCGGCACCGACCGCGACGCACTCGTCGGGCGCGTCGGAGACCACGCCTTCGTCGCCCCGGACAACGGCGTCGTCCGCCCCGTCGCGCGGCGACTCGCCGCCGAGACGGGCGCGGACCCCGAGTGGTTCGTCTACGAGTACGAGGACCCGGCTTCGACGACGTTCCACGGCCGAGACGTGTTCGCCCCCGCCGCCGCCGCCGTCCACGAAGCCGGCGTCGAGAACTTCGAATCGCTCCCCGCGATAACCCCGGCGGACGACGCGGTGGACCTGCGGTTCCCGACGGCGACGGTCGAGGGTGATTCGGCCCGCGGCGAGGTCCTCGTCGTGGACGACTTCGGCAACGCCATCACGAACGTCCCCGGGTCGTTCCTCGACGGACGGGCCGGCGAGACCCTCTCTGCGAACGGGACGGACGCCCCCGTCGAGACGGCGTACGCCGCGGTGGACCCGGGCGAGAGACTCGTCACCGTCGGGAGTCACGGCTACGTCGAGTGCGACGTAAACCGGGGGCGCGGCGACGAGGCGTTCGGCCTCGAACCGGGCGACGACGTTCGCCTGCGGTTTTAGACTCCGACCGCCTCACCGGAGACGGCCCCGAAAGACGAACTCGCGGACCGCCTCGCCGAACAGTTTCGTGTCCCGCTTTTCGACGGCCTCGTACCCCTTCGACCGGTAGAACGAGCGCCCGACTCGGTTCTCCGAGAGAACTCGTATTTCGAGGGTTTCACAGCCCTCCTCCCGGCAGAACTCCTCGACTCGTTCCAACAGGGCGGTGCCGACGCCCCCGCCCCAGTGGTCGGGGTCGACGTATATCGCGCTGAGCGTCGCGACGCCGGCCGTCTCGCTCGGTCCGCCCGCGGCGAACCCGACCACGTCCGACGGCGTCCCTCGGTCTCCGGAGGTGGGTTCGGAGGCGTCGCCCGTCGGTTCGGCGACGAAGTACGCCGCGTCGCCGCCTTCGACTGTCGCCCGCGTCGCGTCGGGCGCGTACCACGTCGCCATCGCGGCGTCGATAGTCTCCTGCGAGAGGAGGTCGCCGTATGCGGCGTTCCACCCGCGCCGGGCGATGCGTCGGACGGCGGGCACGTCGTCGGCGGTCGCCTCGCGGACGGTCACCTCGATCATAGAGAGACGTTCGTCGCACTCCGAAGTAAAGGCTCGGTGATAAGAGGTCGAGGCGGTCGGAGCGGAGACGGACGGTCGAAACGGTCGGAAGAACGGAGCGGTGAGGGGAATCGAGAGCGACGAGAGAGAAGCGAAAGCGACGAAAGAGAATCGAGGGAGGTGAGGCGAGACGACGTCTACGGCTTACTTCGCGGCGATGACGTCGTCGATGCGGAGAATCATCGTCGCGGCTTCCGTCGCGGACTCGACCGCTTCGCGCTTGACGGCGGCGGGGTCGATGACGCCGCGTTCGACGGGGTCGCCGATTTCGCCGGTGCGACCGGTCGAGATGATGCCGGCGACGCCGTCGCTCTCGTAGCGCGCGCGGAGGTCCACGAGGGCGTCGATGGGGTCCATGCCGGTGTTCTCCGCGAGGGTGCGCGGGAGGGCTTCGACGGCGTCGGCGTACGCCTCGACGGCCAGTTGCTTGCGGCCCTCGATGCCCGCCGCCTCCGAACGGAGGTGGTCGGCGATGGCGATTTCGGTCGCGCCCGCGCCGGGGACGACGCCGCCTTTGTCCACGGCGGCGACGACGACGTCGACGGCGTCGTTGACGGCGCGTTCGAGTTCGTCGACGACGTGGTCGGTGCCGCCGCGGAGGAACAGCGTCACGGACTTCGCCGCCGCGCCGCCCTCCACGAAGGTGAGTTCGTCGCCGCCGAACGTCCGAGTCGAGACGGCGTCGGCGCGGCCGAAGTCGCTCGATTCGAGGTCGGTCACCGACCCGAGGCGCTTTGCGCCCGTCGCGCGGGCGATGGCTCGGGCGTCGGACTTCTTCACGCTCTTGAACGCGAGGATGCCGGCGTCGGCGAGGTGGTTCGCCACGCGGTCCGAGATGGACTTCGTGCAGAACACGACGTCGACGCCCGCGTCGGCGAGCGTCTTCGCGTAGCCGCGGAGTTCGTCGTCCTCGGCTCTGATGGCGGCGTCGAGTTGGTCGACGGAGGTGATGCTGTACTCCGTGTCGAACTCGCCCGTCCGCACGTCGAGTTTCACGTCGAGGACGGCCACGGTGGCGTCTTCGACGCGCTTGGGCATGTCGTCGTGGACGCGTTCCTTGTCGACGACGACGCCCTCTACCAGTTCGGTCGCCGAGGAGGACGACCCGGTGCGCGTCGTGACGCGGACGTCGTCGCGGTCGAACGCCTCGTTGTCGTCGTGGACCATCCGCACCGCCCGGACGACGTGTTCGGCGAGGACGTCGGCGGTGACGTCGCCGGTCCCCTTGCCGGTCATCGACGATTCGGCGACCCGTTCGAGCAGTTCGTCGTCGAGGGTGACCGCCAGCAGTTGTTCGTCGATGGCCGCTTGGGCGAGGCGGGCGGCCTCGGTGTAGCCTTCGACGACGACGGTGGGGTGGAGGTCCCCTTCGAGGAGGTCCTCGGCGTGGACGAGGAGTTCGCCCGTGAGGACGGCGGCGGTGGTGGTGCCGTCGCCGACTTCCTTCTCCTGCGTCCGGGCGACTTCGACGATCATCTGCGCCGCCGGGTGTTCGATGTCCATCTGTTCGAGGATGGTCGCACCGTCGTTGGTGATGACGACGTCACCGGAGGAGTCGACGAGCATCTTGTCCATCCCGCGGGGGCCGAGCGTCGTCCGGACGGCGCCCGCGACGGCCTTCCCGGCGCGGATGTTGGAGTCCTGCGCGGCCTGACCGCCGGTCCGGTCGCTTCCGCTCGCCAGAATGTACAGTGGTTGCTGCATACGTGTCGCCATAGTTATGAAACCTCACCCCTCCAGACGTTTGCGGTTCTATAAATGCGTTTCGGCAGTTGAAGCGGCGTAATCGCACGACGGCGGCGGGTGGCGTGTTATCTCGCGTCGAGCTCGGAGAACAGATCTCTCAGGCTGTTCGGTGCGTCTCCACGGTCACGCCGCCGTCGCTCGTGACGGTGACGACGTACCCGAAGTAGACGAACGAGAAGAAGCCCTCGACGTGCGTCCGCGACCCCTCGAACAGTTCGTTCAGCGCGTCGGGGTCGATACCCGCGTCGTAGAGCGGAGGGAGTGCGATTTCCGAGACGCCCTCCGCGGCGGCGACGGCGCCGACGACGGCCATCGCCACCGTGTCGTACTCGGCGGCGTCGACGGCGGTGTCGCTTCCACGGACCGCCGTATCGGTTCGAGAGATTCGTTCCTCTGACTCTGACATAAATAGAACTACGGAGCCACCGATCGTTACGATGACAGTTGACTCGGCAACCCGTTTAAGTACTCTCGCCGGGGAACGGCGGCCGCGACGCGAGGTGGTGCAATCTACAAGATATTTGAACTAGTGGGGGTTCCGAGAGAGCATGTTGGAGTTGGAACACGGGTTTCGGGTCGTGGACGTCCACGCCCGACTCGACCCCGACGGGGAGTCGGTATCGACCCGGGGTCGAGAGGTGGGGCCGGAGCGCTTAGAACGGGAACTGCATCAGGCGGGCGTGGTGAAAGCCGTCGTCTCGCCGGGGCGTCGCCCGGAGGGGATGGGGTACCTCCGCGCGAACAACGCCGTCGCTCGCTTGAGCGTCGACCGGCCGTTTCTGGCGTTCGCGCGCATCGACGGGCCGCGCGACCCGAGCAACCGAACCTCGGCGCGCCTGCGCAACCTCACCGCCTCGCGGGCGGAGACGCACGTCGATCCCGAGGACGTCGAGAAGTACGCCTACGACGACCGATTCTACGGGTTCACGCTCGCGCCCGCCGTGGACGGCCTGCCCGACGAGGAGACGTTGGACCGACTCGAGGACGTCGGACTCCCCCTCCTCGTGCACGCCGGCGCGGAGTTTCCGCCCGCCGTCGCCGCGGAGACGTTGCTCCGACGGGAGTTTCCGGTCATCTTCGCGGGGTTCGGCGGCTTTCCGCTGGACCGGGACCTGATGAAGGAGGCCATCGAGATGCTCGACGCTCACGACGAACTCTACCTCGACACGAGTTTCGTCCGCTACCGCGACGTGTTGGAACGCGCCCTCCTCGAACATCCGGACCGCGTGCTGTTCGGAAGCGGCGTCCCCGAGACGCACCCGAACGTCGGCGTCATGGAGGTGCTGACGCTCGACGTCTCCGAAGACGCGATGCGTCGCGCGTTCTCGAAGAACCCGGCGCGCGTCATCCCCGGACTCGCCCCGGGCGAGGACTGACGGCGCTACCGGCGGTCGTACTTCGCGACGGCCCGGTCGGCCCGCTTCGAACAGCCGTGGGGGTTGCGCGCCGCCGACCGGTCGCGCCGCCGGGCGACTAGCCCGTCCGAGGACCCCGTCGCCATGCCGACGAGGACGTCCCGTCCGGTGCCGACCCACCCCGTCGGCGAGGCGTCGCCGCGAACCACGTCTCTGGCCGACGCGAGGGCGTCCCGTCCGGCGTGCGACAGCGTCCGCGCCGCGACGGACGGCCGGACGCCGTAGTTCTTCACGAGGCGGTACGAGAGCGCTCGGTACTTCCAGCCCCAGTCCCGTTCCGCCACGCCGCCGTCTGACTCGTACTCGGTTCTGACGCACATCTCCGGCCGCCACTCCACCTCGTAGTCGAGTCCGGCGAGTCGGTGCGCGGCGTCGCGCGCGCCGCCGGTCTCCAGATACTCGTCGAACCCGTCGAGTTCGTCGAGGACGTCCGCGCGGAAGGCGACGTTGCCGCCGTTGAAGTACGTCACCTCGCGACCGCAGACCGTCCCCCGTTCCGAGGACTCCGTCGTCATCCCGGCCCGGAGCGTCTGGTGCGTCGGTCCGGTGACGGCGTCGGCGTCTTCTAACCCCTCCTCGACGGCCGAACACCACGGCTCCTCGACGGCGAGGTCGTACCGGAGGAGAGCGACGGCGTCGCCCGACGCCGCGCGGATGCCCGCGTTGCGCGCGACGTTCAGCGTCCGGTCCGAGATTTCGACGAGAACGTCCACGTCGTCTCGGTCACGCACCATCCCCGTGGTCCCGTCGGCGGACGGACCGTTGACCACGATTACCTCGGCGTCGGGTGCGTGCTCGGCCAGCGCGTCGAGGCTGGTTGCGAGGCGGTCCCGACCGTTGAGCGTCGGGACCACTACCGAGAGGTCCATACCCGTCGGTTGCGACGCGGGAACTTAAATTTCTCCGCTCGAACGCGGCGACGCGGAGACGAACCGGACGGACGTTCAGTTTCCTGACTGCCGGCGAACGCGGACGGTCGGTCAGTCCGACCGGTCGCCGACGGTGGCCCGCCAGTAAGAGACGGAGGCGAGTCGTTCTCCGAGACTCGTCTCGCCGAACGAGGTGTCGGCCTCGCGGAACGCGCCGGCGACGCCGTTCGGAATCTTCCGGTAGAAGCCGTACGGGAGGACGAAGTCGTTTCGCACGTCTGCGAGGGAGAGTCCCGCGGCGTCGAGCAGTTCGTGGACCTCCTCGTCGCCGTAGAGGCGCGACCCCATCGGCAGGAGCCAATTGTACGCCACGCGCGCACTCGTGTCGTTGAACGTGTCGAAGAACACCACCTCCTTCGAGACGCGCGCCATCTCCGCGAGGAACTTCGCCGGGGTGTCCGCGAGGTGGAAAAAGCGCATGGCGAAGACTGCGTCGAAGTGGTCGTCGGGGAAGGGAAGTCGCGCGGCGTCGCCTCTGAGGAACTCGATGTGGTCTTCGACGCCCGCGCGGCGCGCTTTCTCGCGGCCCTGCGTCATCATCGCGCGGGAGATGTCGAGTCCCACGATGTTCGCGCCCCGTTCGGCCAACATCACGGTGAACCGGCCGGTTCCGCAGGCGATTTCGAGGACGTCTTTGTCCTCGACGGGACCGAGGGCGTCGAGGACCGCTCTCTTCTCCCGGTGGTCGATGAGTCGCCCGCCGCGGGAGAACCGCTTCGAGTCGTACTCTTGGGCGACGTCGTCGGCCTGGTACCACTCCTTTCCTTTCACACTACCCTGTTGTCCACACCCGCGGACTAAAACCGTACTGGATGCGGTCGGTCCCGATTCGATGCACCCCGGCGCCGTCGGCCGCGTTCGGCGCGTGGCCGAACGGAATCGTCGCCGTCGCGGCCGAGAACCGGCGCGTCGGCCGCGGACGGTCCCGGTTATTGGCCGGTGACGACCGTGTCCGTCGGGATTCGGATGATGACGCGGGCCCCCTCGTCGCCGTCGCGGTACGGGTACTCGTCGACGTCCATGTACCGCCGGGCGAGTTCGTCGATGTGTTCGTCCGCCCCGTCCTCGTCCAACGTCGCCTCGCCGCGGACCGAGACGTACTGGTAGGGGTCGTCGGGATCGACGACCGAGACGCCGACTTTCGGGTTCGACTCCACGTTTCTCACCTTCTGACGGCCCCGAGCGCTGTTTATCAGAACGTACTCGCCGTCCTCGTGGTCCACCCACACGGGCGTGACGTGCGGCGTCCCGTCGGGCATCACCGTGGCGAAGTGAGCGAACGATTTCTTCTCGAAGATGTCGCGGTGGGATTCGGGAATCACGGGCGAGGAGTTCGAACGCCGCCACCAAAGGGAGTTGGGCAGATGTCCTTATACATAGCAGAATGTGTATAAGGTGTCTGCATTGTTTTGTCACACTTGTAGCCAACCTTTACCAAGGAGTCCGCTTTTCAGATAGGTATGAGCACCAGTACCGCAGAGACCACTCGCGAGGACCCCCTTTCGGAGTCGGAATTCCGCGAACGCCTCCGCGAACTGCCCCCTAGCGCGAAGCTCGTCGCCAAAGTGCTCGAGAGCGACGCGCCCCTCTCGCAGGGACAGCTCGCCGAAGAGTCTCTCCTCCCTGACCGCACCGTCCGCTACGCACTGAATCGTCTCGAAGACGCCGACCTCGTCGGCTCTCGCTACAGTTTCAAGGACGCGCGCAAGCAAGTCTACTTCCTCAACACGTAGACGCTCGCACCGTCCTCGCACCGAGGTGCTCTCGCAGACCACCTCACTGTACCCTCCGCCCGACCGGTCGCGGCCGCCGCGTCGGGAACGACCAAGCCACCATCCGACGGCCGCACCGCCACGATTTTCGCGCGACGCGTCGAACGGGGAGTCGTGACTTCCATCCGGCGCTTCTCCGTCCCCGTCGAGACGCGCGCGCCGACGGGCGCGACCAACGCCTACCTCCTCGGCGACGAACGCTCCATGCTCGTCGACCCCGCGGGTCGAACCGCGGCCCTCGACGAGGCGGTTCGGGAGGCGACGGTCGAACACGTCGCGGTCACGCACACCCACCCCGACCACGTGGGTGCCGTCGCCGACTACGCCGCGGAGACGGGCGCGACGGTGTGGGCGCGGCGCGGCCGCGAAGACCGGTTCGCCGCGGCGACCGGCGTCGAACCGGACCGGACGTTCGCCGAGGGGGACCGAATCCCCCTCGGAGGTGACGCCGCGACCGTTCTCGACGTGCCCGGCCACGCGCCGGACCACGTCGCCTTCGAGACGGACGCCGGCATCGTCGCCGGCGATATCGTCGTCGCGGAGGGCAGCGTCGTCGTCGGCGCACCCGAAGGCGACGTGCGCGCGTACCTCGTCGCTTTGCGCCGCCTGTACGCTCGGAACCCCGACGCCCTCTTTCCGGGACACGGCCCCGTCGTCGACGATCCGCGGGCGACGTGCGAACGCCTGATTCGACACCGCCTCGACCGGGAGCGTCGCGTCCTCGACGCGATTCGGGCGGGCGCGTCGGACGTAGACGCCGTCCTCGACGCCGCCTACGAGAAGGACCTGGCGGGTGTGCGCGACTTGGCGCGGGCGACCGTCGAGGCGCACGTCGAGAAGTTGGCCGCCGAACGCCGGGTTCGCTACGACCGCGAGACGGGACGGGTCGACCCCGCGTGAAGGAACCGACCGAATCGCCCCAACTGCCCGAACCGCCCCAACCGACCCAACCGCCCAACCGAGGCCGTTTTCCCGCCGGGCCGCCGACAACCGGACGTGAACGACGGCGAACCGACGTTGGAGGCGGAACTCGAACGCGCCAGGGAACTCGACGTCTCGACCCTCGCGGACGCCATCGAGTCCATCGGCTTCGAGTGCACCCGGTGCGGCGCGTGCTGTAAGGGCCACGGCGAGGGCGACGAGAGGGAAGCCCACACGGCGACCGTCTTCCCCGACGAGGTTCGCGACCTGACCGACGCGACGGAGTACGACTTCCGCGACGTGGCCCGCCCGATGCCGTTCGGGTTGGTCGAGGGCGAGGAGGGCCTCGAAGGCGAGACGTTCGAGTGGGCGCTACAGACGGACGCCTGCGGCGACTGCGCGTTCTACGAGGAGGACGACTCGGGGACGGGCGCGTGTAGCGTCCACGAGGACCGGCCGCTCATCTGCCGGACGTACCCGTTCAGCGTCGCCCTCGGCGGGACGAGTCAACCGATGGGCGAAGCGGTGGACGAGGAAGGAATCGTCCGCGCCCACGAGTGCGAGGGCCTCGGCCGCGATATCTCCCGCGAGGACGCCGAGGAACTGGCCGCGGCGCTGAAGACGCGGGCGGTGCGGGAGCTAGAGGAGGCCATCGGCGTCAGAGACGAGTTCTCCCCGGTCGAAACCGGGCCGGGCGAGGTGGTCGTCCACGACTCGGAGGGCGCGAAACGGCCCGACGGGTCGCCGGTCGAGGAGTGACCGCGTGTTAGCGGCGGTACACATTTAACGTTCCGAAGAGACGACAGTATGGAGGTCTAACGGTGGAAATCTCAGATAAACTCCTGTGTCTGTTCAACACCGACGTGCGCGCAGAGGACGACCGCTACGTCGTCGAAGTTCCGAAGCGCGAAGTCGAGGCCGGCACCGTCGAACCCGGCGAGACGTACCGCGTCGCTCTCATCTCTCGCGAAGTGACGGAAGAGGAGGAGACGACCGAACCCAGCGGAACCTCGAGCGAACCGCAACCGCCCGTCGAGGTGGGCGAACTCCGGTACGTCGAGATAGAGGATATCGGCAAGCAGGGCGACGGCATCGCCCGCGTCGAACGGGGCTACGTCATCATCGTCCCCGGCGCACAGGTCGGGGACCGAGTCAAGATCGAGGTCACGGAAGTCAAGTCCAACTTCGCCGTCGGCGAAGTCATCGAGGAGGACTTCTAGAACCCACCTTTTTCCGCCTCGAGGTCGCGTAGCGACCTACTCGGCGCAAAAATCTGGACCAAAAAGCCGCGCCTCGATCACTTCGCTCGGCGCGGTACGGCCACTGGCGGACGCCAGCACCGTCTTCGACTATCTGCGGACTCTCTCCGGTCGAACGACCGGAAACTGTTTTGTGGAACTGCCGACATAACGTCGGAGTATGAGCCCTCCGCGCACGGTCAGGTCGCCGACCGCACTCGCCAGATACACGCCCGATAGCCGCCGGTGGCGGCGGCGAATCGCAGCCCTCGCCGCCGCCGCCGCACCCCTCGCGGCCTACGCGGGGCTTGCCATCATCTCGGGCGTGAAGTCCGGTCCGGCGTACAACACCCTCATCGCCGTGTTCGGGATACTCGCGTTGACGCTTCCGGCGGTCGCCGCGGCGTCCCTCCTCGCCCCCGACTCCGGGACGACGCGGCCCGAACCGACCCGCGGGTCGAACGTCACCGAACGGAGTCCATCGAGCGACCGGACGGGAGTTGGTGACGCCGTAGAGATACTGAAGAGTCGGTACGCCGCCGGCGAGATAGGCGACGAGGAGTTCGAGAGACGACTCGGGACGCTCGTCGAAACGGACGAAGTCGGACCGGGAAGCCGCGGCGATGACGATAGCGTCGGCCGGACGCCGCGCCGGGGCGAAGTCGAGTCTGCCCGCCGGTAGTCCTCGCGACCGGACGAGTCGGTGGCGTTCAGTCCGCGCGCCGTTCGACCGGATACCCGTCCGTGAACTTCGAGAAGTCCACCTCCGAGACGTTCACCTCGTCCGCCGAGGCGTACGGCCGGTCGATGAGTATGTCGCCGGCCGTTCGCTTGCCGATGCCGGGGATGGCAGTCAGTTCGTCCATCGACGCCTCGTTCGGGTCGAGGGGGTGCGGCACGCCCGTCACCGACCGGTAGCCGTGGTCCACGACGGAGACGTCGATGGTCCGTCCGAGTTCTCGTTCGCCCGGGATGCCGACGAGGAGGGGGTAGGTGCCGAGTTGGCGGCCGAACGTCTTGCCGTCCTGGTGGTACTCCAAGTGGACGTTCGGGAGCACCGTCCCCGCGGGGGCGAGGCGTTCGAGCATCGGCCGGTCTATCTCCTCGCGGACCTCCGTTTTGTACTGCTTGAACAGTTTCTTGTGTTCCTTCGCGATGTTCGCGCCCTCCTCGGCCATCTCGGTGCCCTCGAACGCCATCACCTGTCGGATGTTGATGCGGCGGACCATCAGCCCGGCGTCGTAGACGCGGTGGAGGAACCGCTTGTTGTGCTCGAACGTCTCCTCGCGTTCGGCCTTCAGGCCGTGAAGCAGGTTGATTCCGGGCAGGAGTTTCGGCAGGCGGTTCGTCGCGTCGGGGCCGTGCGTCGGCGCGTCGTCGGGCGACTCGCCGGGACGCCATCCGGCCTCCTCGTTGACTATCTTGACCGCCTCGAAGCACTGGTCGGCGGTGACGTTGAGCGTGTTCGCCTCCTGCACGACGGGGTCTGCGGATTCGAGGCCGAACGCGGCGGTGTCGCCCGGCGTGTTGTGTTCGGCGATGATGCGGATGCACTCGCGGGACTTCTCGGGCCACTTCACCACCGTGATGGGGTTCATGTTGTCGAGGTGGAGCGTCTCCAGATTCGGGGCCACCTCGCGGATGCCGCCGTAGAGGCGGCGGAGGGCGTCGGGGTTCGGCGCTTCGCCGTCGCCGCCGAACGCGAG encodes:
- a CDS encoding glycosyltransferase family 2 protein; this translates as MDLSVVVPTLNGRDRLATSLDALAEHAPDAEVIVVNGPSADGTTGMVRDRDDVDVLVEISDRTLNVARNAGIRAASGDAVALLRYDLAVEEPWCSAVEEGLEDADAVTGPTHQTLRAGMTTESSERGTVCGREVTYFNGGNVAFRADVLDELDGFDEYLETGGARDAAHRLAGLDYEVEWRPEMCVRTEYESDGGVAERDWGWKYRALSYRLVKNYGVRPSVAARTLSHAGRDALASARDVVRGDASPTGWVGTGRDVLVGMATGSSDGLVARRRDRSAARNPHGCSKRADRAVAKYDRR
- a CDS encoding class I SAM-dependent methyltransferase, producing the protein MKGKEWYQADDVAQEYDSKRFSRGGRLIDHREKRAVLDALGPVEDKDVLEIACGTGRFTVMLAERGANIVGLDISRAMMTQGREKARRAGVEDHIEFLRGDAARLPFPDDHFDAVFAMRFFHLADTPAKFLAEMARVSKEVVFFDTFNDTSARVAYNWLLPMGSRLYGDEEVHELLDAAGLSLADVRNDFVLPYGFYRKIPNGVAGAFREADTSFGETSLGERLASVSYWRATVGDRSD
- a CDS encoding PPOX class F420-dependent oxidoreductase, with product MIPESHRDIFEKKSFAHFATVMPDGTPHVTPVWVDHEDGEYVLINSARGRQKVRNVESNPKVGVSVVDPDDPYQYVSVRGEATLDEDGADEHIDELARRYMDVDEYPYRDGDEGARVIIRIPTDTVVTGQ
- a CDS encoding MarR family transcriptional regulator, encoding MSTSTAETTREDPLSESEFRERLRELPPSAKLVAKVLESDAPLSQGQLAEESLLPDRTVRYALNRLEDADLVGSRYSFKDARKQVYFLNT
- a CDS encoding MBL fold metallo-hydrolase — its product is MTSIRRFSVPVETRAPTGATNAYLLGDERSMLVDPAGRTAALDEAVREATVEHVAVTHTHPDHVGAVADYAAETGATVWARRGREDRFAAATGVEPDRTFAEGDRIPLGGDAATVLDVPGHAPDHVAFETDAGIVAGDIVVAEGSVVVGAPEGDVRAYLVALRRLYARNPDALFPGHGPVVDDPRATCERLIRHRLDRERRVLDAIRAGASDVDAVLDAAYEKDLAGVRDLARATVEAHVEKLAAERRVRYDRETGRVDPA
- a CDS encoding YkgJ family cysteine cluster protein, producing MNDGEPTLEAELERARELDVSTLADAIESIGFECTRCGACCKGHGEGDEREAHTATVFPDEVRDLTDATEYDFRDVARPMPFGLVEGEEGLEGETFEWALQTDACGDCAFYEEDDSGTGACSVHEDRPLICRTYPFSVALGGTSQPMGEAVDEEGIVRAHECEGLGRDISREDAEELAAALKTRAVRELEEAIGVRDEFSPVETGPGEVVVHDSEGAKRPDGSPVEE
- a CDS encoding TRAM domain-containing protein, coding for MEISDKLLCLFNTDVRAEDDRYVVEVPKREVEAGTVEPGETYRVALISREVTEEEETTEPSGTSSEPQPPVEVGELRYVEIEDIGKQGDGIARVERGYVIIVPGAQVGDRVKIEVTEVKSNFAVGEVIEEDF
- a CDS encoding SHOCT domain-containing protein, whose amino-acid sequence is MSPPRTVRSPTALARYTPDSRRWRRRIAALAAAAAPLAAYAGLAIISGVKSGPAYNTLIAVFGILALTLPAVAAASLLAPDSGTTRPEPTRGSNVTERSPSSDRTGVGDAVEILKSRYAAGEIGDEEFERRLGTLVETDEVGPGSRGDDDSVGRTPRRGEVESARR
- a CDS encoding radical SAM protein, with translation MTDPADISVTLVDGYVDEPAHFGVPPYISTYPRFTAGALVDAGVPEESVTYHTIDELREDRSKWADVADADLFVYIGGMTVPGKYVGGTPAEPDEVRKLAWTADGTTLMGGPIRFGVGEENAGAQEMERQNLDYDFLAMADVEAAAYDLVDNGLEGFDNRYRDNEELDRWAAKGAFVVEQHPNHPDYLICEMETSRGCAYRCSFCTEPMYGNPAFRSAESVVREVENLSNRGAKHFRLGRQADILAFGGDGEAPNPDALRRLYGGIREVAPNLETLHLDNMNPITVVKWPEKSRECIRIIAEHNTPGDTAAFGLESADPVVQEANTLNVTADQCFEAVKIVNEEAGWRPGESPDDAPTHGPDATNRLPKLLPGINLLHGLKAEREETFEHNKRFLHRVYDAGLMVRRINIRQVMAFEGTEMAEEGANIAKEHKKLFKQYKTEVREEIDRPMLERLAPAGTVLPNVHLEYHQDGKTFGRQLGTYPLLVGIPGERELGRTIDVSVVDHGYRSVTGVPHPLDPNEASMDELTAIPGIGKRTAGDILIDRPYASADEVNVSEVDFSKFTDGYPVERRAD